From a region of the Bradyrhizobium sp. KBS0727 genome:
- a CDS encoding secondary thiamine-phosphate synthase enzyme YjbQ: MTAPKSVSRTPPSAVTATTIVSSLLTVQTRGAGFTDLSAEVAKFAADAGARDGAVTLFIRHTSASLTIQENADPTVLADLTTALNRLAPENAGWRHDTEGSDDMPAHIKTMLTATSLQVPVLQGALALGTWQAIYLVEHRARPHRREVVLQFIGSVD; the protein is encoded by the coding sequence TCCCGCACTCCCCCTTCGGCCGTCACCGCCACCACCATCGTGTCCTCGCTGTTGACGGTGCAGACGCGTGGCGCCGGCTTTACCGATCTCAGCGCCGAAGTCGCAAAATTCGCAGCAGACGCCGGTGCGCGCGACGGTGCGGTGACGCTGTTCATTCGCCACACCTCGGCATCGTTGACGATCCAGGAAAATGCCGATCCGACCGTGCTGGCCGATTTGACGACGGCGCTGAACAGGCTGGCGCCCGAGAACGCCGGATGGCGGCACGACACAGAAGGTTCGGACGACATGCCGGCGCATATCAAGACCATGCTGACCGCGACCTCGCTGCAGGTCCCGGTGCTTCAGGGCGCGCTGGCGCTCGGCACGTGGCAGGCAATCTATCTGGTCGAGCACCGTGCGCGGCCGCATCGGCGCGAGGTCGTGCTGCAGTTCATCGGCAGCGTGGATTAA